taagtctttctccaaattgaggttcctcaggctttcttctaaggcatgaatagttgctttgtaccccttttccttttcaccccaagccaaccgttcttggattttgtcatcaaaggcttgaacatgcggtctttttatgggccttctaggatcaggttctggtgcatcatccacacgggatcttttctcaaaccacctagcataacccggatttatctcacctttcgcaggatctggaactcgagtatcatctttcaagtatcgacaaccattccaaatttgctggattaaagcctcggggagagtggcttcggggtgtgGCTCGatcacttgcatactcaaatcttcatcatcaggctccacttggtatctccctagttgtctcagaactctctgtggcgcatacgACTGGATGCTTCTTAAACCCAACATTAGCAAATAACTCTTCaaggttgacatatgtatcacttgtcttaccgggagccatcccaaggtccactcaatttgacttgccattaaagatcttaaataggatatccaggcttccaccccttctggagatttataatcttttattctttcttcataactctcgatgaaattgtccttgcttggaccatactgcatgaacttggggtgatgtcggagatgttcagtcaaccacatttgcaacaaaatattgcacccttcgaagacttttgcccctgatttacataaagtcaacgcccgataaatgtctaaGAGAATGATCGGGCCAAGGGTGTGAcgttccttggtggtgaggacttGTGCGACTCTAGCTCTGCGAACATCAATCGTTcactctttgtttgggaagaccatgattctcggaaaagccaccatgaaagcgaagcgacggtgaatctgccaggtgtccttgttttgtttgttagtaaggcctttttcatgaatttcaaatccatacGGCTTTCCGAatcttgaatataggaagttgaaagaacaacaccctttgacaacgttgctttttctgatttgattactgatgttcagaagaccaaagaatagatgtactgaaggagcctttgggaatataagattctggtttATCAAATCTCCAtcaaaaccggaatatccagctatctcttctaatgcgggagtaagctcgaaatcagagaagcgaaagacattgtgaacagggtcccaaaaagtcactagtgccgtaatcaaatcgtcacgtggtttaactttcataatatctgtgagagctcccaaatacttaatgacccatttcttaCCATCTcttcctaactcatgccaccacatctgaagccgaaatagaaactcatctataTCTGTGAATggtgggttttggatggtgctcattttgtatctgcgattgattttaacaaaaatcaagactctttttgaaaacaaacattcATAAATATTTTTTTGCAGTTCGTaagaataaaacaattttttttaaaataaaaaaacgacatttcctttccttttcagaATTTTAAACTATTTTGGAAATTTTCTAAAGCAGCCCATTTTCTTTCTCGGTTCTCACAATGATTTTCTATCCTTTCccataagctggtcaacatgcaaatccgaggaaaatgaatgcacaagtaacaagtaagatgcatcaggatggtcttttcatttcgggtgcacctgtcctagacagacccaacccctgtgttgagtctccaaagtcaaatgcacatgcaaacaaacgttcctactagggatccagcatgaagctgagttattctaagtgaaaaacctgaggcatactgttctagacctggcttacccaagcggacagcttgagccgaagtgggggcaacgtactgggagcacaaaagtctaccaggcctagttacttgtcccaacttcattctatttggtatgacttctaacagaaaggtgggacACGCGCACGtatgcaccataaattcagaagactcagaaagaagaagggtttcgtagcagttttatatacacaattcagataatattaaagcggtataaagcaacatttagcacattaagcataaacatgtaaaaatcagataataaataaagccaactataacagttattctaagcttgaattcttgaaccctaaaccagataTTCTGGGTCTGTCCCAAGcatagtcgccagagctgtcacacctcctttttaccttacACCCCCGGAGAAGGGCATATGTAAAGAGAGTTTTTCCtatcaaaggacaatcgaaacgggattctttacttatttcagagtcgccacttgggagatttatggtgtcccaagtcaccggttttagtcccgaatcgaggaaaatatgactatGTTTAAcattttgcgaaccagaaattcgagtaaggaattctattaatccgggagaaggtgttaggcactcccgaattccgtggttctagcacggtcgcttaacaatttatacatggcctaattatctgacttactatatattttttgaacttATTGCATAGTTTTAacttttattaccgcttttagcTAAACTGTTTGTAATTATAGAATTGTCTTGAAACAAATCACGCGTACATATATTCGTTTTTTTAATGcaaagaatcatgtcacgcgtacatgTACACAATGAGGTtaataacatatttttaaaaaacaaatgaATTTGGACGAAGTTGCGCGTGCTTAAAAaaaaactacgaacatttgtcattcttgtatgattaaatggtgagctgcgcacctcggactatatgagataaattaatttaataacctcAAAAAACCCCCTTTTTATTAAGAAGATTTTCTCggagttgcgcgaacgcatactccgaattgtctttagaaatgtaatcatgtcacgcgaacgtgtccacaactacACTTATAATATTTTAAACGGTCCTATAGATTTTCTACAAATGTTTGTTATTTGTATGTCTATATTAAATATGAAAGCCATGGGAATTTACTGAATGGTGTGCCTTGATTTCCAGAGAATCAAGATTTATTAAGTGTTGGCCATAGGTTATAGGATTTAAATGTGTGAACGACATGCCTCGAAACTATTCACCTAGCAACATTAATGAGATAATAAAAGATTAATTTGAAACTAAAATTACAACCTTACCGTGCACACAGTATCCGTAATTTACTTAGGTGCCTTAGAGCTTGATAACCATTCACAAGTTGTTTATTCCCTTCCTATGCTTGGGACCAAGTGTATGTGTTTTAAAGCTTGCCAAGTTAGGAGAAAATTAGTTGATAAGCAAACCATTTGTTTCATAAAAACCATTACTCTACTTGGAGCAAACTCCACTTTGTATATCTTTTACTTAAAATACCGAAATCAGGATTCATAAGTCCCATCCTCTTGTACACAATCATTTTTTAGTCCAAAGTCCTAATTATTCTGTTAATTCGCTTATGACGATTGAGTTTTTGACGGacaaaatcaaaccaattattATTTAGACTTATACAAACTATTTATAAATACTAAATCTATACCTTGTAATGATGTtgacattatttttatattattttttataagaaATGGGCTAATTGCACTCCTAAAGTAAAATAGACCATTTATCGTTAAGAAAGAAAACTGATTTATAAAATGATTTAATAGACAAATTTATACTACATTCGCAAATACACATCTGAATCTTTCAGAATGCTCTAATGCCTTAAGCGTAACAGATTATATCAATTTACCTCTCACTTATGGTTATCCCCATAGCTGTTATCATACCATATTACATACAAACAAGAACACTTACATCAACTAGAATTAAACAAAAATCTGATGCTTGACGAAATATACTAGTGTGgtttcttgatatttccatactaccCTGCACTTAGCTAACAAGGTTTAaacataaaatttaattaatggtcAACTTTCTACCAAGTTCCCCATCTCGACAATTCGAAGATAAATATTACCACTGAGCTttagaaataaataaaattactgcAGAGCTTATACTAACTTCAAAAGAGGCCAGTGGGCTAATAGCTCCCATGTCAAGTATAAGACTACATTAGCTAACTAAagaaactgaaacttaaactaatagatttacATGGGTAGAGGACATATTTGGAATTCCGGATTTCATTTCCTTGCAGTATCAAAACTTTGTATGATATAAGTCTAAAgcatatacctggaaatgaaagttcAAAAGGAGGTAATATCAACAAGAATAACAACAGCTATCACCAGCAGCAACAAACAACCCCAGTCAAACGATATCTCGCAAAACTTTAAACCAGATTTGAAGACCAATTCTAAACCTTTCTCCCTCAGGTGAGTTAAAATTATTTCAGAAGTTTTCAGTCAGTAAAACTTCAGTGGAATAGCAGAATTGTTCTTCCTGTGTGTGTATATCCGTGTATGTCCTAGCCCTCAATTTTCAGAATCTTTTGGGTTTTAAATCTCTTTCTCCTAATAAATTTTCTTCAGCTCCCTCTCCCTTCTCCAGAATCTGTTTTTTTTCTGTTCCCCTCAACTCCCCTTTTATACAAATTGGCTTCCCCCTTTTCCCCTACTGCCCGACCCCCctcttttattttaaaaacatatTTTGCACTAAAATCTGATTTCCTTCACTTTTAATCCCACTAAGGCCAACTTTTCAAATTATCACacccccattcccttttgttccccattagtgcattaattaatacccctattaacaaagcactaacaataaagtattatcctaactgttttattctcaaatcacccctgaaaatcccttaatattactgccctaaaccaaATCTGTTCAAACTAAACAATTATCTAAAACTAATCTGATTAACAGCTACAACCAATTCCTAAGATTTTAATGCAGAAAATACATTAAATACAAAGATTCCCATGATTCAGAACAATGTCTACAACTAAACAGAATTTTACTAATCGGACAATCaatacccctaccctggggtagagaagctatttccaaatagacccccgacatccttccctccaaaaacttcacaccttgctcttggggagactcgaactcacaacctcttgattggaattggaggttgcttaccatcggAGCAACCCCTCTTATCTAAAATAATTAATGCATTATTAGATCATCAGATGTTTTTCCAAATCTAAAATGGATTTTGGGAAGGTCAAGAAATAAACTGAAGTTTTCTACTCCAATTtagaaagagaaggaaaatgtAAGGATAATAATGAAGTTATAACCACATCATACCACCATCAACAGAAGGATGGTTACACACTTCATCGTTTATTGCCTCCATTCCAGAAGGTTTGTGTCATAGCCTTCTAAGCCATCTTCTATCTACTCTTGTTTCCCGAGGAGATCAAGCCCTCAATCTGAAATTTTGGACTACTGTACCTCAACTTCATTACTTGGGACATTGTCTCTCGGAGATCTCCTACATTGGATATAGTAAAACATACATTAAACAACATTTATTATAGGGAAGGTGGAAAGAACCGTAACAGTTAGTGTTTAATAGAGATTTTTAGGCCTTTTAACATAAATTAAATGTAAAGAATGAAGGGAAAACCAAAAAatggagaaaaaagataaataggtTTCTTGGCCAAAGAGAGGTGCCACCTCTCTTTTCTATTgcccacttatatatatatatatatatatatatatatatatatataaaggtaaACTTTTTGCTTGCAAAACTATTAAACAGCACAATACTTCATAGCATTAAAAAAAAGTTGTTGTTAAATATTTTTAACCTTGTTTTCTTTCCAAATGGAATAAAATAACTCTTTTGAATGAAAGGAAATATTGCAAAGGCACAACAACGGAACTCTCGGAGGAAAAATAGTATTGCTTTCACATTCTTTATAGGAAAAATTATATGGTTTAGCTAACTTATATATTGTATTTATCATTAATAGCTATACTTTTAAAAAATTGCTATGCATAGCGATATTTGAATGTTATAGCAAATTTACTTGTAGTACTGAAACAAGAGATTAATTATTTTGAACTGAATGCTAACAACATAAGTTCTCGTAACTCAGTTGGTTAGAACACCCGTTTAGTAAGAGGGAGGTGTTGAGGTTGACTCTCATCGTGAGCATCTTGTTtcttaatttttttgtatttctgTATTTCGCCTTGGTTGTACGCATTGCGGAATACAAGTTATATTTGTTGCGCTAAATATTAATTAGGCAAACTATAATTACATATGGTAATTAAACTCTAAACCATAGTGCTTTGTGAAAATTCCTTTATTATCATCATAGTTCTTTATTGTTCGAGTGACATTAAATAAAAATGAAGCTGAAGATTAATTAAAAGAATTTAATGCTTAGAATTTAATTTTGCAAGTAACGGGTTCATGGGAAAAACGCATGAAACAGTTGCTATAAAAATATTCAGAAACATACTACTTGTAGAGAGTTCTattttgtggctaagtcattttcccctataaataaaGGGGTCTTACCCCAATGTAAATCATcgcaaaattcaataagaatttcctctctctctttctctgcaatattgttcttctacttttattgtttcatctcacgttatcagcacgagactctaccgtctcaagaagattaaggtacaacttttctcctcttttaattatgactgatattatgaaaagaaagttcattgcccttgaaatttctggcaagaactatatgacatgggtgttggatgctgaaatccatttagatgcaatgggtcttggagacgccattaaagacaaaactaaagcatccacccaagactgtgctaaggccttgattttcttgcgccatcaccttgatgaagggaTGAAAATAAAATATCTCACAGTCAAAGATCCACTTGTTTTGTGGAAtggcttaaaggaaagatatgacaacttaaagttggtcactcttccacaagcacgatatgattgggctcatTTGAGACTGcaagactttaagtctgtttctgaatataattctgcaatattcagaattacttctaaattgaaactctgtAGAGATACTACCACTGATTATGATATGCTTGAAACAACGTTCTCCAATATGGTCTTGCAACAGCAATACGGAGACAAAGGTTTCAAGAAGTACTCTGagttgatttctcttctccttGTGGCTGAGCGAAACAATGACTTGCTCATGAGAAATCACGAAAATCGACCCACTGGGTCTACACCATTGCCAGTGGATGAAGTGTATTCCCATTATGCTAAGCGTGGAAAAGGCCGTGGCCCTAttcgtggtcgtggtcgtggtcatggtcgtggccGTGGCCGTGGACAAGGAAGAAATTTTCCTGGTGTTAATAATCCCCCAAAGAAAAATAACCACCAAAAGTGGAAAGGGAATGATGAGAAGCCAAAGGCAAATTGTTCAGAAACCGAATGTTATCGTTACGACGGAAAAGGGCATTGGGCAAATATTTGTTGTGTACCAAGATATTtagttgagctttatcaagcatctctaaATAACAAAGGCCCTGAAGCTAATTTTGTCTCTGACAATGATTTTGACATCACCCACTTGGATGTGACAAACTTTTTTGAGCGCCCTAATGGAAAAATAGACCACTTGATCGGTGATGGATCCATGGTTAAAGATGATTGAgtagtttaatttttatttttgcctaTTCATAGTAGTTAGTGAATAAATATTATGTAATCATAGTTCTTTACATGAGTAGTAGCCATTAGTAtcaattaatattatttattttatggaATAGTTTTAGTTCATTTTGATTAAATATAGTTCTAGTATTCGTTTTATACAATGTTCTAATAATGGTACGAATACCTTTCTTATCGCTTCTTATATTGGAATGGCCTAACTTATAGGTAATTTGATTTAAAATAGAATATTAACTATCCTACTAAAACTAAAATGTAATAAGCCAATGGAACATATGATTTCAAGAACATTAACGTAACGAAAACATATATTTATCGAACATGTAAGTCTTCACGTTGTTAACAGTGATATGGACTGAATAGTATACCGTGTTCCGACTTCTATTTTGCTTTAAATTCATATAGGTACATGGTACTTTAGAAGAATTATTTTCAAAATCACTGTGTGAATATTTAAACATGTTTAAAGCACTATGGTAGTGTTTTTGTCTTGTGTTTATGTTAATAGTATGTTTTTTTCTTCTAACAATACTAAGGGTTATTCGTatatttcttttgtatgtcaaacaatgggaagcaaatatggatatTTCACAAAGaaaacttggatcaaagttcaattgtaaaaatatttgtttaattgattcatgtatgacacatacaatattcaaagagaagaaatatttctctcatttaaatatgtgtaaggcagatattactacaatttctggtagtagtaaattaattgaaggctctggaagagctactataactctgcctaaaggaacaatacttatcatagaggatgcaatgttctcctccaagtccaagaggaacttgttgagttttaaagatatccgtcgaaatggatatcatattgagacaatagatgagaataatcttgaatatctcatcattaccaaGAATGTATCTAgccaaaagagggttattgagaAGTTCCCATCTTTATTTTATGGCTTGTATTGAacaagaattagtgcaattgaggcacattctaccgtaaaccaaaaggttactgattccaatacttttgtactttggcatgatcgattgggacaccctggatcaattatgatgagacgaattatagaaaactcaaatgggcattcattaaataatttaaagattcttttaaataatgaattttcttgcacttcttgttatcaaggcaagttaattattagaccatcaccaacaaaggttggaattgagtcccctgcgtttttggaacgtatacaaggggacatttgtggacctatttacccacctagtgggtcgtttagatattttatggtcttaatagatgcatcttctagatggtcccatgtgtgcctattgtcatctcgcaacctcgcgtttgcaaaattaatggcacaaataattcgattatGGGCACAATTTCCagataatccaattaagtctattagaaTTGATAATGTTGATGAGTTTTCATCCCaaacatttaatgattattgcttatcaattggaataaaagtggaacatcctgtagctcatgttcacactcaaaatggtcttgcagagtctttaattaaacgtctgcaattgatagcaagaccgttactcatgaaaatgaggctgcccacttctgtttggggtcatgccattttgcatgcagcaatgctagtttgtctcagaccgacaaattatcataaatattccccCTTTCaactagttttgggtcatgaacctaatatatcccattgaagaatttttggatgcgcaATATATGTGCCTGTAGTACcgccatatcgcaccaaaatgggtccccaaagaaggttaggaatatatgtcGGGTTTGAAtcgctgtcacgacccaaaccccgctccggtcatgatggcgcctctcgtaaagacaaggccagccaacaaacccatatcgccttttcaaaaatagttaaacattaataaatagtttaaatatgatttaatgatataattaacggaagcataacccgacacagccctaacggggtgtcacaagtcatgagcatctactagggtataaatacaactgaaagcctggagtgtacaaatacagactaatgaaatgaggagagagaaaagtagtgctgcgaacgccggcagctaccttgctaaaccctgatgactctgcctccaatcagccaaaacatacctgaatctgcacataaggtgcatggagtaatgtgagtactccgactcagtgagtaataataataaataaagactgaaggcaagaaaacACGCAAAAATACAAAGTATTCCATACTGAAGTAGttaaatcactttaaacagtaaaacagtgagaaatcaagtgaaaatcccttttttccaacaagtaaagcaagtagtttacaagtgagtaacaaaaatgatagaaatgtaaacaccccctcgggaaaaacatgtacaacaaaccgccccttgggcataatatcaacagaaccagcccctcgggctcaatatcagaatagtgccagcccctcgggctcaatatcagaatagtaacagcccctcgggctcactctcagaatagtatcagcccctcgggctacctcacaatcactcatatcagcccctcgggcatagtatcaatcacttagaacaatgggtacccgcgctcactgtgggtgtgcagactccggaggggccccttatggcacaagcgctatatcaagccacctcgtggcatcatcactgagcatatcctcacatcactcaagccaccgcgtggcatataaagtatctcaggccctcggcctcatatcactctgcctcacatcactcaagccacctcgtgacataaatagtatctcaggcccttggcctcatatcactcggcctcacatcactcaagccacctcgtggcataaatagtatctcaagccctcagcctcatatcactcaacatatcctcacatatggccctcggcctcactcagtccggaaatcatcataagcccctcgggcatttgtaaaacagtagttctcagcccaaaataccatttagaaatatcatttgagttttcaaatctgcataaaagcggctgagtttgtaaaacaataattatcaacaggactgagtttaaatataagtcaaaacaatgaggaaagagtgataaaaatTTCCAAAgaattcaaataattggcacgaaacccaagtatggcaatcagcctaaatcatgatgataacaaataagtttcaatcaaatatgcggtaaaatcatcaatcgggatgcaccaagtcacaatccccagtagtaaaagaccccgcgctcatcatccagcgcgtgtctcacctcaatatagcactacgatgtgcaaatccggggtttcaaaccctcaggacatcatttacaatcattactcacctcgaacaggctaatcctctagctcgcgacacctttgcccctcgaatcgacctctgaatgctccaaatctagccgaaatcagtacaaaaccatcaaaatgtgctaagggaacaaagcccactcaaaaataatcaaattaccacaaaattcccgaaattggtcaaacccgacccccgggcccacatctcgaaatttgacaaaattcacaaaaatagaaTCCTTATTctttcacgagtctaaccatacaaaaattatataattccgataccatttggtccttcaaatcatcattttacatattCAAATCCCtatgtccaaatccccaatttacacctcaaaaacatgtaatctagtcagattattcgatgataattcaatattatggagtagaaatgatcaaaagtgacttacctcaatatttcccatgatttcttgctcaaaattCGCCCCAAGCCATGTTCTTTCACCAAAAAAGGTCAAAATGAGCAGAAAAATGCAACAACTTTAATAAACCTATTTTGGTCGCTAAAAGAGCCATTCCCGTCGCTAAGAGTgacaaatctggtcgctaaaggtgcgcaCCAGATCCTGCTGCACCAGCAAtgtttattttcactaaaaaggctataactccaccatacgaactcggaattcgatgattcttgttcctatgagtcacaaataatgatacgaacatagtccttcaatcaaaactcaattcgaagctcgtttgcccaatgcgatatccatttcgctcgttaaacaattaactcatgattcgcgtcaaaaacctaatcgcgacttaatgaaattagaccaaactttccagatcactcctataattcattatcaaaatttcggagtctcaaaatcaaatttcgatctctagaaataaaaatggacctttggatcattacatgcttataatcaaaacgccaaaatcttccaaaaactcttccaaaatatATCCGAGCCTCAtcggaccccgaccaaacatgccaacacaccccataacataatttaaacttgttccaaccttcagaatgctcaaaacaacatcaaaacatcaaatcaccctcggattcaagcctaagaattccaaaacttccaaaatccgaattcgatcaaaaggtcgaccaaacgacgtccaaatgacctaaaattttgtacacacatcacaaatgacataacaaagctacagcaactctcggaattccatttcgaaccttggatcaaaatctcacctatcaaccggaattcgccaaaatattaactttgccaattcaagccaaatcctttcACGGGCTTCCAAAATGCATTCAGATCGCGctcttaagtcataaatcaccctggtcgaccagcgcggccgcgcaccaaatcagtgcggtccgcgctgggtgggttcagagagcccaattcttccctccctcggcacggccgcggtacatttccgcatggtccgcgctggcagccacgtgGCCGCAGTgaatttctgcgcggtccgcgccagcccccagcatatatataaattcgggattttcagtcattttatctacttttcaaaaacccaaaacctaagaggcggttttccaaacaacatttcttctccaaaacgattggtaagtgatttcaaacttaatttctttattacttgacatcttttaacatgatttcaaattcaaatcaaagattttcatgggagaaattgggtgttttgggtagaacctaggttttccacaaattgagaagttggacctcaatttgaggtccgatttcaaaacaaattatatatttggattcgtgggagaatgggtaaccgggttttggtccgaacctcgagtttcgaccacgt
This sequence is a window from Nicotiana sylvestris chromosome 3, ASM39365v2, whole genome shotgun sequence. Protein-coding genes within it:
- the LOC138888559 gene encoding uncharacterized protein: MKIKYLTVKDPLVLWNGLKERYDNLKLVTLPQARYDWAHLRLQDFKSVSEYNSAIFRITSKLKLCRDTTTDYDMLETTFSNMVLQQQYGDKGFKKYSELISLLLVAERNNDLLMRNHENRPTGSTPLPVDEVYSHYAKRGKGRGPIRGRGRGHGRGRGRGQGRNFPGVNNPPKKNNHQKWKGNDEKPKANCSETECYRYDGKGHWANICCVPRYLVELYQASLNNKGPEANFVSDNDFDITHLDVTNFFERPNGKIDHLIGDGSMVKDD